Proteins from a genomic interval of Streptomyces sp. NBC_01445:
- a CDS encoding MarR family winged helix-turn-helix transcriptional regulator: MSENPPALGVIRTLPSWRLGRAAERGRGLVADALAREGLKMWHHVVLCAVTDLQPVAQADLVRSVSLDPKDMVGVLNDLQDAGLVVRTPDPKDRRKNAVTVTDKGSATLRRCAAAAQDANGALLAPLSARERVAFMDMLERISGEPGT; encoded by the coding sequence ATGTCCGAGAACCCGCCCGCCCTGGGCGTCATCCGTACCCTCCCCAGCTGGCGCCTGGGCCGCGCCGCGGAGCGCGGGCGGGGCCTCGTCGCCGACGCGCTAGCCCGCGAGGGCCTGAAGATGTGGCACCACGTGGTCCTGTGCGCGGTGACGGACCTGCAACCCGTGGCCCAGGCCGACCTGGTACGCAGCGTCTCGCTCGACCCCAAGGACATGGTCGGCGTCCTGAACGACCTCCAGGACGCGGGCCTCGTCGTCCGCACACCCGACCCGAAGGACCGCCGCAAGAACGCGGTCACGGTCACGGACAAGGGCAGCGCGACGCTACGGCGGTGCGCTGCGGCCGCCCAGGACGCCAACGGCGCGCTCCTGGCGCCGCTTTCGGCCAGGGAGCGCGTCGCGTTCATGGACATGCTGGAGCGGATATCCGGCGAGCCGGGCACGTAG